In one window of Nakamurella sp. PAMC28650 DNA:
- a CDS encoding ABC transporter permease, translating to MTVEDAPITRPVVGARSRTITPAIRLGLVFAGLLVISLVRTVTGATNLDSVGAIQSAIIAAVPIAMAGLSGLWSERAGVVNIGLEGMMILGTFGAGWAGYQWGPWAGVGFGVICGVLGGLLLGLAAITFGVDHIIAGVAISIVAPGLTLFLSQLLFANAPGGGDQQSPPVGDVFKITVPGLSDWLNTLQGKGWFLVSDLAGLLGGSLTQLSILTVLAALLIAGSGFILWRTRFGLRLRSVGEAPYAAESLGVNVVRYKYYGVMISGAMSGFAGAFLVIGQNYINGQTAGRGFIGLASLIFGNWRPGGMAAGALLFGYTDGVRLFDTDGTAMRAFLLLVTVALVLVAVLQFRRGQRAVSAVALLIAALSLLWFLTTTSLPGQLVTAAPYAITLLVMGLASQRLRPPKADGLTYRKGGA from the coding sequence ATGACGGTGGAGGACGCTCCCATCACGCGCCCGGTGGTCGGGGCCAGGAGCCGAACCATCACCCCGGCGATCCGGCTCGGTCTGGTCTTCGCCGGTCTGCTGGTGATCTCGCTGGTGCGCACCGTCACCGGCGCGACGAACCTCGACTCGGTCGGCGCCATCCAGTCGGCCATCATCGCAGCCGTACCCATTGCGATGGCCGGTCTTTCGGGTCTGTGGTCCGAACGCGCCGGGGTGGTCAACATCGGCCTCGAGGGCATGATGATCCTCGGCACCTTCGGAGCCGGCTGGGCCGGATATCAGTGGGGGCCGTGGGCCGGTGTCGGGTTCGGCGTCATCTGCGGAGTGTTGGGCGGCCTGCTGCTCGGGTTGGCCGCGATCACCTTCGGGGTGGACCACATCATCGCCGGTGTCGCCATCTCCATCGTCGCGCCGGGCCTGACGTTGTTCCTCTCGCAGCTGCTGTTCGCCAACGCACCGGGTGGCGGTGATCAGCAGTCCCCGCCGGTCGGCGACGTCTTCAAGATCACCGTTCCCGGCCTGTCCGACTGGCTGAACACGTTGCAGGGCAAGGGCTGGTTCCTGGTCTCCGATCTGGCCGGCCTGCTCGGGGGGTCGTTGACGCAACTCTCGATCCTGACCGTACTGGCCGCTCTGCTGATCGCCGGATCGGGATTCATCCTGTGGCGCACCAGGTTCGGGCTGCGCCTCCGGTCCGTGGGCGAGGCCCCGTACGCAGCGGAGTCGCTGGGCGTCAACGTGGTGCGCTACAAGTACTACGGCGTCATGATCTCCGGCGCGATGTCCGGCTTCGCCGGTGCGTTCCTGGTGATCGGGCAGAACTACATCAACGGTCAGACCGCCGGCCGCGGCTTCATCGGTCTCGCATCGCTGATCTTCGGCAACTGGCGTCCGGGTGGGATGGCCGCCGGCGCCCTGCTCTTCGGCTACACCGACGGGGTCCGGCTGTTCGACACCGACGGCACCGCCATGCGCGCGTTCCTGCTGCTGGTGACGGTGGCGCTGGTGCTGGTCGCCGTCCTGCAGTTCCGGCGGGGTCAGCGCGCGGTCAGCGCGGTCGCGCTGCTCATCGCGGCGCTGTCGCTGCTGTGGTTCCTGACCACCACCTCGCTCCCCGGCCAACTGGTCACGGCCGCGCCCTACGCGATCACCCTGCTGGTGATGGGGCTTGCCTCCCAACGGCTCCGGCCACCGAAAGCAGACGGCCTCACCTACCGGAAAGGCGGCGCGTGA
- a CDS encoding cytidine deaminase, translating into MSADFDWEALRALAVEAAHLAYCPYSGLQVGVAAVVDDGRIITGCNVENASYGLGLCAECSLVGQLRLTGGGRLVALACRSGAGDLLMPCGRCRQVIYEFGGPELLVDTPSGIQPMSWVLPDAFGPEHLPA; encoded by the coding sequence ATGTCCGCCGATTTCGACTGGGAGGCGTTGCGCGCGTTGGCCGTCGAGGCGGCCCACCTGGCCTACTGCCCGTACTCGGGGTTGCAGGTCGGGGTGGCGGCCGTGGTCGACGACGGACGGATCATCACCGGGTGCAACGTCGAGAACGCCTCCTACGGGCTCGGTCTGTGCGCGGAGTGCTCGTTGGTCGGCCAACTACGGCTGACCGGCGGTGGCCGTCTGGTCGCGCTGGCCTGCCGGTCCGGCGCGGGTGACCTGCTGATGCCCTGCGGCCGTTGCCGTCAGGTGATCTACGAGTTCGGCGGCCCGGAGTTGTTGGTGGACACGCCCTCCGGCATCCAGCCGATGTCCTGGGTGCTCCCGGATGCGTTCGGACCGGAGCACCTACCGGCGTGA
- a CDS encoding amidohydrolase family protein: MTSLGAVALFDGVSDVGVRSLSWSGDRIVGVGEPSGRAEFSVIPGLVDTHVHLLGYAGGRANAKGFDTFTWPLVTIREEQTLHATANAQRAMRMGVTTLRDLGADESQAAMSRVFDAGILPGPRLLASGPVGMSAGHLDLFTPRAVADRPPVADSPDACRALVRRWARAGLTGIKTYTSGGVLSMGDKVSWRNHTRAEIAATVDEAHALGMLVACHTHSEEGIQIALDEGMDSIEHGTGMTSAQALVLAERGIPVAPTLLINDMIARAEVPVSAEAQSIAAALVSARDELLRAAADAGVRFVLGTDANGYFLEFGDQWRELVRMVEVLGYSPARALQAATSDAAAAVGLGGSVGRIADGFGADFLVMRGRPWEDVSLLSADNIVAVVCRGQVVAGVLPG; the protein is encoded by the coding sequence GTGACGTCTCTGGGTGCGGTTGCTCTTTTCGACGGCGTCTCCGACGTCGGCGTCCGGTCCCTGTCCTGGTCCGGCGACAGGATCGTCGGGGTCGGTGAACCTTCCGGCCGGGCCGAGTTCTCCGTCATTCCCGGCCTGGTCGACACGCACGTCCACCTCCTGGGTTACGCCGGCGGCCGCGCCAACGCGAAGGGCTTCGACACCTTCACCTGGCCACTGGTGACGATTCGCGAGGAACAAACCCTGCACGCCACGGCCAATGCGCAGCGCGCGATGCGGATGGGCGTCACGACGCTGCGCGATCTCGGGGCAGATGAGTCCCAGGCGGCCATGTCCCGCGTCTTCGACGCCGGGATCCTGCCCGGACCCAGGCTTCTGGCCTCCGGACCGGTCGGGATGAGCGCCGGGCACCTGGATCTGTTCACGCCGCGCGCGGTCGCCGACCGCCCGCCGGTCGCCGACTCGCCCGATGCCTGCCGGGCGCTGGTGAGACGGTGGGCTCGTGCCGGCCTGACCGGGATCAAGACCTACACCAGCGGCGGCGTGCTCTCGATGGGCGACAAGGTGTCCTGGCGCAACCACACCCGCGCCGAGATCGCCGCGACGGTCGACGAGGCCCACGCCCTTGGCATGCTGGTCGCTTGTCACACCCACTCGGAGGAAGGCATCCAGATCGCCCTCGACGAGGGCATGGACTCGATCGAGCACGGCACCGGCATGACGTCCGCGCAGGCTCTGGTGCTGGCCGAGCGGGGTATCCCGGTGGCGCCCACCCTGCTGATCAACGACATGATCGCCCGGGCCGAGGTCCCGGTTTCCGCGGAGGCGCAATCCATTGCCGCGGCGCTGGTCTCGGCGCGCGACGAGTTGCTCCGCGCGGCCGCGGACGCCGGCGTCCGGTTCGTCCTCGGCACGGATGCCAACGGCTACTTCCTGGAGTTCGGCGATCAGTGGCGCGAGTTGGTCCGGATGGTCGAGGTGCTCGGCTACTCGCCGGCCCGGGCTCTGCAGGCGGCCACCTCGGACGCCGCCGCCGCCGTGGGGTTGGGTGGTTCGGTCGGGCGGATCGCGGACGGCTTCGGCGCGGACTTTCTCGTCATGCGGGGACGTCCGTGGGAGGACGTGTCACTCCTGTCGGCCGACAACATCGTCGCGGTCGTCTGCCGTGGGCAGGTCGTGGCCGGGGTCCTGCCGGGCTGA
- a CDS encoding amidohydrolase, which yields MTRNESASPPDIAVDLAITNVTALLHDEAGAVRFLPGATILVRDGLIVSASADRFTGSSTQQIDGRGQVAMPGLINCHSHSPMVMFRGAAEDVSSSDWFNKKIWPMEVNLTESDVTLGTRLACAEMIASGTTTFADHYFMMDAIADVVAETGLRANLGWTFFSSEGAAGFDRGLAFALERNGSAAGRITTSLAPHADYTVNDDDLRRTAAAGLEHDLLVHIHAAESRIQTRQTRALRGISPIQVLEETGILAGRTLIAHGKGIVPEDLPLLAAARGRVGVGSAPKGYLKVGEETTPIRGLVSAGVAVGLATDGAASNNTLDVWESMMMTSLVQKYVEQDELWMTARQVLGIATLGSAAAIGLAGVVGSLAPGHQADIILIDLSGPHTRPVHDLAATLVYSARSADISTSIVAGTVLMADRSLLTVDVPAVMRELDPRLAELTDISHGKSIQGYGF from the coding sequence ATGACCCGGAACGAGTCGGCATCACCCCCCGACATTGCCGTCGACCTGGCGATCACCAACGTCACCGCTCTCCTGCACGACGAAGCGGGCGCGGTCCGGTTCCTACCCGGTGCAACGATTCTCGTCCGCGACGGGTTGATCGTCTCGGCTTCGGCGGACCGATTCACCGGGTCCTCGACGCAGCAGATCGACGGCCGGGGCCAGGTCGCGATGCCGGGTCTGATCAACTGCCACTCGCACTCGCCGATGGTGATGTTCCGCGGGGCTGCGGAGGACGTCAGCTCCTCGGACTGGTTCAACAAGAAGATCTGGCCGATGGAGGTCAACCTCACCGAATCCGATGTCACGCTGGGCACCCGGCTGGCCTGTGCGGAGATGATCGCCAGTGGCACGACCACCTTCGCCGACCACTACTTCATGATGGACGCGATCGCCGATGTGGTCGCCGAGACCGGCCTGCGGGCGAACCTCGGCTGGACCTTCTTCTCGTCGGAGGGTGCGGCGGGCTTCGATCGTGGTCTGGCGTTCGCGTTGGAGCGCAACGGGTCTGCCGCGGGCCGGATCACCACCTCGCTGGCCCCGCACGCCGACTACACGGTGAACGACGACGACCTCCGACGGACTGCCGCCGCCGGTCTCGAGCACGACCTGCTGGTCCACATCCACGCCGCCGAGAGTCGCATCCAGACCAGACAGACCCGCGCGCTCCGGGGCATCAGCCCGATCCAGGTGCTCGAGGAGACCGGCATCCTCGCCGGCCGGACGTTGATCGCCCACGGGAAGGGCATCGTTCCGGAGGATCTGCCGCTGCTGGCCGCGGCACGGGGTCGGGTCGGGGTGGGCAGCGCGCCCAAGGGCTATCTGAAGGTGGGGGAGGAGACCACGCCCATCCGCGGTCTGGTGTCGGCCGGAGTGGCGGTGGGGCTGGCGACCGACGGGGCCGCGTCGAACAACACCCTGGACGTCTGGGAGTCGATGATGATGACGTCGCTCGTGCAGAAGTACGTGGAGCAGGACGAACTGTGGATGACGGCGCGTCAGGTGCTCGGCATCGCCACGCTCGGCAGTGCAGCGGCGATCGGACTGGCCGGGGTGGTCGGCTCGCTGGCTCCCGGGCACCAGGCCGACATCATCCTGATCGACCTCTCCGGCCCGCACACCCGGCCCGTCCACGACCTCGCGGCCACCCTGGTCTACAGCGCGAGGTCCGCCGACATCTCCACCTCGATCGTCGCGGGCACGGTGTTGATGGCCGACCGCTCGCTGCTGACGGTGGACGTGCCCGCGGTGATGCGGGAACTCGACCCGAGGCTGGCCGAACTGACCGACATCAGCCACGGCAAGTCAATCCAGGGCTATGGATTCTGA
- a CDS encoding creatininase family protein, giving the protein MTSHEAARSSSPDFGAQLAAGAIPILPFGALEQHGPHLPLATDTIMADGLARRIADEVGGILLPPINYGQTSDNAAFPGTITLSFDTVRAIAKDIAAALAAQGARGFVVVNGDFGNQAPLRQAAREISEQLGIGVLVVNYPGMAEIAAELCTTAPAGLGLYHAEEFETSLVLHLRPEDVRMELAVAEYPVYPPTFPAVLTGLDKLSRSGVFGDPRPATAALGATLMDRLADEAIELVNAFLLTLPVQDP; this is encoded by the coding sequence ATGACATCTCACGAAGCGGCCAGATCCAGCTCCCCCGACTTCGGCGCGCAACTCGCGGCGGGTGCGATCCCCATCCTGCCGTTCGGTGCGCTGGAGCAACACGGACCGCACCTCCCACTGGCGACCGACACGATCATGGCCGACGGGCTGGCCCGCCGCATCGCGGACGAGGTCGGCGGGATCCTGCTGCCGCCGATCAACTACGGCCAGACCTCCGACAACGCAGCCTTTCCCGGGACCATCACGCTCTCCTTCGACACGGTGCGCGCCATCGCGAAGGACATCGCCGCAGCCCTGGCCGCGCAGGGTGCCCGCGGATTCGTCGTCGTCAACGGCGATTTCGGCAACCAGGCACCGCTGCGCCAGGCCGCCCGCGAGATCAGCGAGCAGCTCGGAATAGGCGTGCTCGTGGTGAACTACCCGGGCATGGCCGAGATCGCCGCCGAACTGTGCACCACCGCGCCCGCCGGGCTCGGCCTCTACCATGCGGAGGAATTCGAGACCTCTCTCGTGCTGCATCTGCGACCGGAGGACGTGCGGATGGAGTTGGCGGTGGCCGAGTACCCGGTGTATCCGCCCACCTTTCCCGCCGTCCTCACCGGACTCGACAAGCTCTCCCGCTCAGGGGTTTTCGGTGACCCGAGACCGGCCACCGCCGCACTGGGTGCCACCCTGATGGACCGACTGGCCGACGAGGCGATCGAACTGGTCAATGCCTTTCTACTGACCCTCCCGGTCCAGGATCCGTAA
- the deoD gene encoding purine-nucleoside phosphorylase, translating to MATPHIDAAPGDFATAVLMPGDPRRARLIAETLFDAPRLVNDVRGILGFTGTVDGQPVSVMASGMGSPSITIYATELYRFFGVRRIIRVGTAGGMQENIRLGDVIAASAAHTDSAMASARIPGVTMSHAPSFELLVAAVAAAKNADLQMRVGPVFSADHFYFSRTETTEALVAHGTLAIEMEAAALYAVAAAEGAEALTLLTVTDHLGRQESMTAKEREECFAAMSRVAIAAALSAGTG from the coding sequence ATGGCCACCCCGCACATCGACGCAGCTCCGGGCGATTTCGCGACGGCGGTGCTGATGCCGGGCGACCCGAGGCGCGCGAGGCTGATCGCCGAGACGCTCTTCGACGCACCACGACTGGTCAACGACGTGCGCGGGATCCTCGGCTTCACGGGAACCGTTGACGGGCAGCCGGTCTCGGTGATGGCCTCCGGGATGGGCAGCCCGTCGATCACCATCTACGCAACCGAGCTGTACCGGTTCTTCGGGGTCCGGCGGATCATCCGGGTCGGTACCGCCGGAGGAATGCAGGAGAACATCCGGCTCGGTGACGTGATCGCCGCCTCTGCGGCCCACACCGATTCGGCGATGGCCTCGGCCCGCATCCCCGGCGTGACGATGAGCCACGCGCCGTCCTTCGAGCTGCTGGTCGCCGCAGTCGCCGCCGCGAAGAACGCCGACCTGCAGATGCGGGTGGGGCCGGTCTTCTCGGCCGATCACTTCTATTTCAGCCGCACCGAGACCACCGAGGCACTGGTGGCGCACGGGACCCTGGCGATCGAGATGGAGGCGGCCGCCCTCTACGCGGTCGCCGCCGCCGAAGGAGCCGAGGCACTGACGCTCCTGACCGTCACCGACCATCTGGGCCGTCAGGAGTCGATGACGGCGAAGGAGCGCGAGGAGTGCTTCGCAGCCATGTCCCGGGTCGCCATCGCTGCCGCCTTGAGCGCGGGCACCGGATGA
- a CDS encoding thymidine phosphorylase produces MPVFAAVDVIAAKRDRHVLTDEQIDWTIAGYTAGDIAEEQMSALLMAILLNGMTASEIARWTAAMIGSGIRLDLSGVGRPTVDKHSTGGVGDKISLPLAPLVAACGAAVPQLSGRGLGHTGGTLDKMESISGWNALLSPEQMIRQLTQVGAVICAASADLAPADRKLYALRDVTATVESIPMIAASIMSKKIAEGTDALVLDVKVGSGAFMKSPVQAAELARTMVELGAAHGVRASALLTDMSTPLGVAVGNAMEVAESLQVLAGGGPPDVVELTLALAREMVSLAGMDVDPAAVLASGAAMDSWRAMVAAQGGDPDSPLPVPRERHVVTASTSGVVSSLDAFAVGTASWRLGAGRARKEDPVQAAAGILCLVKPGDEVILGQPLFELHTDTPERFEPALADLAGALEIAPADTRVERRPLIIDVVR; encoded by the coding sequence ATGCCTGTGTTCGCCGCCGTCGATGTGATCGCCGCCAAGCGTGATCGCCACGTCCTGACCGATGAGCAGATCGACTGGACCATCGCCGGCTACACGGCGGGCGACATCGCCGAGGAGCAGATGTCCGCGTTGCTGATGGCGATCCTGTTGAACGGGATGACGGCCAGCGAGATCGCCCGCTGGACGGCGGCGATGATCGGATCCGGGATTCGGCTGGATCTATCCGGCGTCGGCCGGCCCACCGTCGACAAGCACTCGACCGGCGGTGTGGGGGACAAGATCTCGCTACCGCTGGCGCCCCTGGTTGCCGCGTGCGGCGCGGCCGTTCCCCAGCTGTCCGGCCGCGGGTTGGGTCACACCGGAGGCACGCTGGACAAGATGGAGTCCATCAGCGGCTGGAATGCGTTGCTCTCGCCCGAGCAGATGATCCGGCAGCTCACCCAGGTCGGAGCGGTGATCTGCGCAGCCTCGGCCGACCTCGCCCCGGCCGACCGCAAGCTCTACGCCCTGCGTGACGTCACCGCGACGGTCGAGTCGATTCCGATGATCGCCGCGTCCATCATGAGCAAGAAGATCGCCGAGGGCACAGACGCGTTGGTGCTCGACGTCAAGGTCGGGTCCGGTGCGTTCATGAAGTCACCGGTGCAGGCCGCGGAGTTGGCCCGGACGATGGTGGAACTCGGTGCAGCGCATGGTGTCCGGGCCTCTGCCCTGCTGACCGATATGTCCACGCCGCTGGGGGTGGCGGTCGGCAACGCCATGGAGGTGGCCGAGTCGCTGCAGGTGCTGGCCGGTGGAGGCCCTCCCGATGTCGTCGAGCTGACTCTCGCGCTGGCCCGCGAGATGGTGTCGCTGGCCGGGATGGACGTGGACCCCGCAGCGGTGTTGGCCTCGGGCGCCGCGATGGACTCCTGGCGGGCCATGGTCGCGGCGCAGGGCGGCGACCCGGATTCCCCGCTGCCGGTGCCACGCGAGCGACACGTCGTGACGGCATCCACGTCGGGAGTGGTGTCCTCGTTGGATGCCTTCGCCGTCGGCACCGCGTCGTGGCGGCTCGGAGCCGGTCGGGCTCGCAAGGAGGATCCGGTGCAGGCCGCGGCCGGTATCCTGTGCCTGGTCAAGCCGGGTGACGAGGTGATCCTGGGTCAACCGTTGTTCGAACTGCACACCGATACCCCGGAGCGGTTCGAGCCTGCCCTCGCCGATCTGGCCGGGGCCCTGGAGATCGCGCCCGCCGACACCCGGGTCGAACGACGTCCCCTGATCATCGATGTGGTGCGCTGA
- a CDS encoding ABC transporter permease produces MTTLAHGVSDAVTITKRNLIKLKRVPDLIVFATLSPIMFVLLFRYVFGSAISTGGISYPEFLLPGIFAQTVFFGSTTTGSSLAQDLQKGLIDRFRSLPMARSAVLVGRTVADIGLNMVSVFVMAVTGFIVGWRIHTSFFEALGAFLLLLLFAFSISWVMATLGLLVRTPEVFNNASFIVIFPLTFIANTFVPTNGFPTVLRVFADWNPVSTITQAIRNLFGNTSPSLKISDAWAIQHPITYTLVWIVILLAVFVPLSVRTYLRSATR; encoded by the coding sequence GTGACCACACTCGCGCACGGGGTTTCCGACGCCGTGACCATCACCAAGAGAAATCTGATCAAGCTCAAACGGGTACCCGATCTGATCGTGTTCGCCACCCTGTCGCCGATCATGTTCGTGCTGCTCTTCCGCTACGTATTCGGTAGCGCGATTTCCACCGGCGGGATCAGCTATCCCGAATTCCTGCTGCCCGGCATCTTCGCCCAGACCGTCTTCTTCGGTAGCACGACGACAGGATCCTCACTTGCCCAGGATCTGCAGAAAGGCCTGATCGATCGATTCCGATCGCTTCCGATGGCCCGCTCGGCAGTGCTCGTCGGCCGGACGGTCGCCGACATCGGACTCAACATGGTGTCGGTCTTCGTCATGGCCGTCACCGGATTCATCGTCGGCTGGCGGATCCACACCTCGTTCTTCGAGGCGCTCGGTGCGTTTCTGCTGCTGCTGCTCTTCGCATTCTCGATCTCCTGGGTGATGGCGACCCTCGGCCTGCTCGTCCGCACGCCGGAGGTGTTCAACAACGCCAGCTTCATCGTGATCTTCCCGTTGACGTTCATCGCCAATACGTTCGTGCCGACCAACGGTTTCCCCACGGTGCTCCGGGTCTTCGCCGACTGGAACCCGGTCTCCACCATCACGCAAGCCATCCGCAACCTGTTCGGCAACACGTCGCCGAGCCTGAAGATCTCCGACGCCTGGGCCATCCAGCACCCGATCACCTACACGCTCGTCTGGATCGTCATCCTGCTGGCGGTCTTCGTCCCGTTGTCGGTCCGCACCTATCTGCGAAGCGCGACCAGGTAG
- a CDS encoding ATP-binding cassette domain-containing protein, whose amino-acid sequence MADLITIEGLTKRFGETTALAGVDLDVAEGTVLGLLGPNGAGKTTVVRILSTLIKSDAGRAVVAGLDVAEQADAVRAIIGLTGQYAAVDEYLTGFENLEMVGRLYHLGKRESRVRAVDLLERFGLSDAAKRPAKTYSGGMRRRLDVAASLIARPRVLFLDEPTTGLDPRSRQGMWDFIADLVSDGTTILLTTQYLEEADRLADQMVVIDHGRVIARGTGDELEAQVGGQRLEFVAMRSRDLAALAELLVPLAVEPASVDEQARTVSVPVGRGADDLAAALDLWRGSGIELTDVGLRRPDLDDVFLTLTGHGSGPAVESSVDNERQQAK is encoded by the coding sequence ATGGCCGACCTCATCACCATCGAAGGACTCACCAAACGATTCGGCGAGACCACGGCCCTGGCCGGCGTGGACCTCGACGTCGCCGAAGGTACCGTTCTGGGCCTGCTGGGCCCCAACGGTGCCGGCAAGACCACGGTCGTGCGGATTCTGTCGACCCTGATCAAATCCGACGCCGGCCGAGCCGTCGTGGCCGGTCTCGACGTCGCGGAGCAGGCCGACGCGGTCCGTGCCATCATCGGGCTGACGGGACAGTACGCGGCCGTCGACGAGTACCTCACCGGCTTCGAGAACCTCGAGATGGTCGGCCGGCTCTACCATCTCGGCAAGAGGGAGTCACGGGTCCGGGCCGTCGACCTGCTGGAGCGGTTCGGTCTGAGCGATGCCGCGAAGCGTCCGGCGAAGACGTACTCGGGTGGCATGCGACGCCGCTTGGACGTCGCCGCCTCGCTGATCGCGCGTCCGCGCGTCCTGTTCCTCGACGAGCCGACCACGGGCCTGGACCCCCGCAGTCGACAGGGCATGTGGGATTTCATCGCCGACCTGGTCAGCGACGGGACGACGATCCTGCTGACCACCCAGTACCTGGAGGAGGCCGACCGGCTGGCCGATCAGATGGTGGTCATCGACCACGGCAGGGTGATCGCGCGCGGCACCGGCGACGAGTTGGAGGCACAGGTGGGCGGGCAGCGCCTGGAATTCGTCGCCATGCGAAGCCGTGATCTTGCCGCACTGGCCGAGCTGCTCGTCCCGCTGGCCGTCGAACCGGCCAGTGTCGACGAGCAGGCCCGCACCGTCAGCGTGCCGGTCGGCAGGGGAGCTGACGATCTCGCTGCGGCCTTGGACCTGTGGCGGGGCAGTGGCATCGAACTGACCGATGTCGGCCTGCGGCGGCCGGACCTGGACGACGTCTTCCTGACGCTGACCGGGCACGGATCCGGACCGGCCGTGGAATCTTCCGTCGACAACGAGAGGCAGCAGGCCAAGTGA
- a CDS encoding adenosine deaminase produces MLNENTAGPITETIRIAPKVLLHDHLDGGLRPVTLIELAEQTGYGELPTTDPADLARWFSESAYSGSLERYLETFSHTVGVMQTREALIRVASECVQDLAADGVVYAEVRFAPELHTEKGLDLDEVVQAVLDGFSAGMLAAVGSGHRIRVRALLTAMRHAARSREIADLAVKYRDQEVAGFDIAGAEAGFPPTRHLDAFEYLQRENAHFTIHAGEAFGLPSIWEALQWCGADRLGHGVRIIDDISLAFDGTAQLGRLAAYVRDKRIPLEMAPTSNVQTGAAESIARHPIGLLKDLGFRVTVNTDNRLMSGCTMTSEMAGLVEAFDYTWADLRWFTVNAMKSAFLPFDERLAIIENVIKPGYAALTD; encoded by the coding sequence ATGCTCAACGAGAACACCGCAGGTCCCATCACCGAGACGATCAGAATCGCGCCTAAAGTGCTGCTGCACGACCATCTGGACGGTGGCCTACGACCCGTCACGCTGATCGAGTTGGCCGAGCAGACCGGGTACGGCGAACTCCCCACCACCGACCCGGCCGACCTGGCCCGCTGGTTCTCCGAATCCGCCTACTCCGGCTCGCTCGAGCGCTACCTGGAGACGTTCTCGCACACGGTCGGCGTCATGCAGACGCGGGAGGCGCTGATCCGGGTGGCCTCGGAATGCGTCCAGGACCTGGCGGCCGATGGCGTCGTCTACGCGGAAGTCCGCTTCGCTCCGGAGTTGCACACCGAGAAGGGGCTGGATCTCGACGAGGTGGTCCAGGCCGTGCTCGACGGTTTCTCGGCCGGCATGCTGGCCGCCGTCGGGTCCGGACATCGAATTCGGGTACGCGCGCTGCTGACCGCCATGCGGCATGCGGCGCGGTCCCGGGAGATCGCCGATCTCGCGGTGAAGTACCGCGACCAGGAGGTGGCCGGGTTCGACATCGCCGGCGCCGAGGCCGGGTTCCCGCCCACCCGTCATCTCGATGCGTTCGAATATCTCCAGCGGGAGAATGCCCACTTCACCATTCATGCGGGAGAGGCCTTCGGGTTGCCGTCGATCTGGGAGGCGTTGCAGTGGTGCGGGGCCGACAGATTGGGACACGGCGTTCGTATCATCGACGACATCTCCCTGGCCTTCGACGGCACGGCACAACTCGGCCGTCTTGCGGCCTACGTGCGCGACAAGAGAATTCCGCTGGAAATGGCCCCGACGTCCAATGTCCAGACCGGTGCGGCCGAATCGATCGCCAGGCACCCGATCGGATTGCTGAAGGATCTGGGTTTCCGGGTCACCGTCAACACCGACAACCGGCTGATGAGCGGCTGCACCATGACCAGCGAGATGGCTGGTCTCGTCGAGGCTTTCGACTACACGTGGGCCGATCTGCGCTGGTTCACCGTCAACGCCATGAAATCCGCGTTCCTGCCCTTCGACGAGCGGCTGGCGATCATCGAGAACGTCATCAAACCCGGCTATGCCGCACTGACCGACTGA